The Sphingomonas carotinifaciens genomic sequence CCGGCAATGGCAGTGGTGGACATCAACGCCGCAAGTCCGGCGGCGAGAAAGGCATGGCGCACAAAGGGCTCCCGTTGGAAAAACCCTGCCACCATAAGCCTCTGCTACAATGCGTAAAGGTCCCTGACCCGTTTCGCCTGTTGCGACCGCCGGCGTTCATTCCTGTGAGGGTTGCGCCTGCCCCTCGGCTGCATCCGCCGCAGCGATCAGCGAGCGGCCGGTATCGCGCGCCGCCGCTGGCGTCATCGCCACGGCCACGCCGTTCGGTCCATCCAGCATGACGATGCCATTCTCCGCGGTCGCCCGCCCCGCCACACTCTCCGGCTCGATCGAAGCCATACGCACATCTCCCTAGCCGGCCCCGAGTTCGACATCGGAGCCGTACAAGTAAAGCGGGTCGAATTCGCTCAGCGTCTCCAACACCTTCAGGTCGAGAATACGCGCAACGCCACCCTTGAATGTCAACGCATTGCGCTCGCGCAGGCTCCGCAACACGCGGTTCACATGCACGCTGGTCAGCCCGCACGCCTCCGCGATATCGACCTGCGTGACGGGCAGGGTGAAGCTGCCGTCGGTCACCCGTTCAATCATCGCCATGCGCGCGTGCAGTTCACAGAACATGTGCGCCACCCGCCCCTCGGCGCCCAGCCGCCCAAGCCGAAAGATCCATTCGCGGTGCATTGCGGCATCCAGCAGGGTCGAGAACCACAGCAACCGGGTCAGGCGCGGCCAGGACTCGGTCACCGTCGTGAGTCGCGCATGCGGCACTACGCCGTAGCGGACCGGGGTCAGCGTACCGATGTCATGGTCCAGCCGCTTCATCGTGAAGCCGTGCAGGTCGACGAAATCGCCCGGCACATGGAACGCCACGATCTGCCGGTGCCCTTCCCGGTCGTCCATGTACCGGCACATCAGGCCTTCGAGCAGCAACGTGCTGTTCTGCACCTCGCGCCCCCGCTCGACCAGCAACTGGCGAGGGCCCAGCGTGCGGACATCCTCGACGGAGTCCTCCAGCGCTTGGATGTCGGTGACTGACATCCTCTCCCGCCCGCGGCCTCGCAAAAACAGATCCGTTATCATGCTGTCCGCTCCTCGTTCACCGCCTGTATTTCGGGGACCGAACATTCGTCTTAATCCAGGTCAATACATCATCATCTGACGCAACATTGTTGGACCCCGCGGGTTCCATCGGCCATGCGAACGATCAGTTACCAGAACGACCACCCCCTCGCCGAGGAATTCATCGGCGCGATACGGGAGGCAAGTTTTCCGTGCGTGGGGGCGAAATCGGCACTGGCCAAGGGGCAGATGGACATTCTGGTCGCCCGCGACCTGCGCTCCGCCTGGGACGATATGCGCATCCTGCCCGCACTCACCACCACCGTTGCCAAATATCGCGCCGACCGTGCGCTGTTTCGAACCCTGGTCATCCTGTTCGAAGGTCCCGGCGATCTGGACGAGGCCGGGTTCGAGCGGCACCTGTGGGCGCGTGCCCAGTCGCTGTCCGACAAGGACGAATGGCTCGGCTACCAACCCGACCCCAGCGTCAGCACCGATCCCGACGATCCGCATTTCTCGCTGAGCTTTGCGGGCGAGGCATTCTTCGTTGTCGGCCTCCACCCCGCCGCCAGCCGCCCCGCACGGCGTTTCGCCACGCCCGCCATGGTGTTCAACCTGCACGACCAGTTCGAGGTGCTGCGCGAACAGCAGCGCTACGAGAAGCTGCGCGCCTCCATCCTTGCGCGCGATCTCGATCTGGCGGGCTCGCTCAACCCGATGCTCGCCCGCCACGGCGAGATCAGCGAGGCGCGCCAGTATAGCGGTCGTGAAGTGCCATCCGACTGGCGCTGCCCCTTTCATCGCGGAGGAGGTGCGGCGCATGGTTGAGACGATCCCGCCCCGCTCCGGCGCCGGTTTCCGGCTTCCGAAGGGCGCCGAGTTGACCGTGATCGATCCGCAAGGCTGTCAGGTGTCCGACCTGCTCGCGTTCAACGCGGATGATCTGCGCGAGGTCATCTCCTCGGGCCGCACGCTCGATTATGCCAGCCGGCTCTACCTGACGACGGGCGACCCGCTTTATTCGAACCGGTCCAACGTCATGCTCTCCATCCTGGAGGACACGGTCGGCCGGCACGACTTCCTGCTGACGCCCTGTTCGAAGGACACGTTCCGCATCATCTACGGCGACACCGATCCCCATCGCGGCTGTTTCGGCAATCTCGCTGCCGCGCTGCAGCCCTACGGCGTCGAGCCGGACATGATCCCCACCGCCTTCAATTGCTTCATGAACGTGCCGATCGACGGCGCCACCGGCACCTTCACCGTCGAGCCCCCGCTCAGCAAGGCCGGCGACTTCATCCGCTTCCGCGCCGAGATGGACCTCGTCATCGGTCTCACTGCCTGCTCCGCCCTCCAGTCGAACGGCGGCTCGTTCAAGCCGATCCAATACCGCATCGACGCCGGCCCCGCCGCATGACCGATCGCCCCTTACGCCTCGGCTTCCCCGTCAAGGTCATGGGCAAGCCGGGGATGAAATCCAACGACACCCGCCGCTGGCAGAAAAATCCGCATCTCAAATGTTCGCTCGAATATGTCGACGCCATCCTCGACTATCTGGCGACACAGAAGATCGACATGTACCGCCTCTCGTCGGATCTCGCGCCCTACGCCACGCACCCCGACATGCCGCAATTCCACAACATGGTCGCTGAAAGCGACGCGGAGTTGCGCGCGCTCGGCGCCAAGGCGCGCGCGCTCGACATGCGCCTGTCCTTCCACCCCTCGCAATATGTGCTGCTCAACGCCCCCAATCCGGCGCTGACCACGAAGAGCATCTGGGATCTGTCCAGCCAGGCCGAAATGCTCGACCGTATGGAGCTGGACGACGAAGCCGTGATGGTCACCCATGTCGGCGGCGTCTACGACGATCACGAGGCCAGCCGCGCCCGCTGGATCGCGGGGTGGGAGCAGTGCCCCGAGCATGTTCGCCGCCGTCTCGTCCTTGAAAACGACGACATCCGCTTCTCGGCGGCCGACGTGCTGTGGATTCACGAGCGCACCGGCGTCCGCCTGATCTTCGACTATCAGCATTTCTGGTGCCTCAATCCCGAGCGGCTCGACCTGCGCGACACGCTCGAAAAATTCATGGCAAGCTGGCCCGCCGGCGTCCGGCCCAAGATTCATTTCTCCAGCCCCCGCACCGAACTGCGCGAGATCAAGCAAAAGGTCGCCCCTG encodes the following:
- a CDS encoding Crp/Fnr family transcriptional regulator, which encodes MSVTDIQALEDSVEDVRTLGPRQLLVERGREVQNSTLLLEGLMCRYMDDREGHRQIVAFHVPGDFVDLHGFTMKRLDHDIGTLTPVRYGVVPHARLTTVTESWPRLTRLLWFSTLLDAAMHREWIFRLGRLGAEGRVAHMFCELHARMAMIERVTDGSFTLPVTQVDIAEACGLTSVHVNRVLRSLRERNALTFKGGVARILDLKVLETLSEFDPLYLYGSDVELGAG
- the gntA gene encoding guanitoxin biosynthesis heme-dependent pre-guanitoxin N-hydroxylase GntA, with the translated sequence MRTISYQNDHPLAEEFIGAIREASFPCVGAKSALAKGQMDILVARDLRSAWDDMRILPALTTTVAKYRADRALFRTLVILFEGPGDLDEAGFERHLWARAQSLSDKDEWLGYQPDPSVSTDPDDPHFSLSFAGEAFFVVGLHPAASRPARRFATPAMVFNLHDQFEVLREQQRYEKLRASILARDLDLAGSLNPMLARHGEISEARQYSGREVPSDWRCPFHRGGGAAHG
- a CDS encoding DUF1989 domain-containing protein, translating into MVETIPPRSGAGFRLPKGAELTVIDPQGCQVSDLLAFNADDLREVISSGRTLDYASRLYLTTGDPLYSNRSNVMLSILEDTVGRHDFLLTPCSKDTFRIIYGDTDPHRGCFGNLAAALQPYGVEPDMIPTAFNCFMNVPIDGATGTFTVEPPLSKAGDFIRFRAEMDLVIGLTACSALQSNGGSFKPIQYRIDAGPAA
- the uvsE gene encoding UV DNA damage repair endonuclease UvsE, with translation MTDRPLRLGFPVKVMGKPGMKSNDTRRWQKNPHLKCSLEYVDAILDYLATQKIDMYRLSSDLAPYATHPDMPQFHNMVAESDAELRALGAKARALDMRLSFHPSQYVLLNAPNPALTTKSIWDLSSQAEMLDRMELDDEAVMVTHVGGVYDDHEASRARWIAGWEQCPEHVRRRLVLENDDIRFSAADVLWIHERTGVRLIFDYQHFWCLNPERLDLRDTLEKFMASWPAGVRPKIHFSSPRTELREIKQKVAPGAKPKKGEQLKAPLKPGARVKTVLRPPIWTGHADFTNPFEFCTFMRTAEGLEFDVMLEGKSKDISLIKLRPDMLRFAPDVAARFGITAEDAAELGEDEAELEDGADADDAPDVDEGDA